The Lepus europaeus isolate LE1 chromosome 21, mLepTim1.pri, whole genome shotgun sequence genome has a window encoding:
- the C21H16orf92 gene encoding fertilization-influencing membrane protein has protein sequence MRLWQWVLVWVWLARPEPKEAVPRPERAKASAPRAAGPLFVDRPDFFDYPDSDRDSLLAVAQLIGERPVVFVHSGSDSRLFHHILVGALVVAFFFLLFQFCTHM, from the exons ATGAGGCTGTGGCAGTGGGTGCTGGTGTGGGTGTGGCTGGCAAGGCCGGAACCCAAAGAAGCAG TGCCCCGCCCAGAGCGTGCCAAGGCCTCGGCCCCGCGAGCAGCGGGTCCGCTCTTCGTAGATCGGCCTGACTTCTTCGACTACCCGGACTCGGACAGAGACAGCCTTCTGGCCGTGGCCCAGCTGATCGGAGAGAGACCTGTGGTCTTTGTCCACTCAG GTTCCGACTCCAGGCTCTTCCACCACATCCTGGTGGGCGCCCTGGTGGtggccttcttcttcctcctcttccagttctgCACCCACATGTAA
- the TLCD3B gene encoding ceramide synthase gives MLTPMVAGGVVFPGLFLLSKNTLQRLPQLRWEEADAVVVSARLVSSVQAIMASTAGYIVSTSCKHIIDDQHWLSSAYTQFAVPYFIYDIYAMFLCHWHKCQVKGHGRDDGDARAPGSTWAVVRGYLHKEFLMVLHHAVMVLVCFPLSVVWRQGKGDFFLGCMLMAEVSTPFVCLGKILIQYKRQHTLLHKVNGALMLLSFLCCRVLLFPYLYWAYGRHAGLPLLAVPLAIPAHVNLGAALLLAPQLYWFFLICRGACRLFRPRGCPPPSPCQTQD, from the exons ATGCTGACCCCCATGGTGGCCGGGGGGGTGGTGTTCCCCGGACTCTTCCTCCTCTCCAAGAACACGCTCCAGCGGCTGCCCCAGCTGCGCTGGGAGGAGGCCGACGCCGTGGTTGTCTCAGCCAG gctGGTGTCCTCTGTCCAGGCCATCATGGCCTCCACCGCTGGCTACATCGTCTCCACCTCCTGCAAGCACATCATTGATGACCA GCACTGGCTGTCCTCTGCCTACACGCAGTTTGCAGTCCCCTACTTCATCTACGATATCTACGCCATGTTCCTGTGTCACTGGCACAAGTGCCAAGTCAAAGGGCACGGGAGGGATGACGGGGACGCCCGAGCCCCCGGGAGCACCTGGGCCGTGGTGCGCGGCTACCTGCACAAGGAGTTCCTCATGGTGCTCCACCACGCTGTCATGGTGCTTGTGTGCTTCCCGCTCTCAGTG GTGTGGCGACAGGGCAAGGGGGACTTCTTTCTGGGCTGCATGTTGATGGCGGAGGTGAGCACCCCCTTCGTCTGCCTTGGCAAGATCCTCATCCAG TACAAGCGGCAGCACACGCTGCTACACAAGGTTAACGGAGCCCTGATGCTGCTCAGCTTCCTGTGCTGCCGGGTGCTGCTGTTCCCCTACCTGTACTGGGCCTACGGGCGCCACGCCGGGCTGCCGCTGCTCGCCGTGCCGCTGGCCATCCCCGCGCACGTGAACCTGGGCGCCGCGCTGCTGCTGGCCCCCCAGCTGTACTGGTTCTTCCTCATCTGCCGCGGGGCCTGCCGCCTCTTCCGGCCCCGAGGCTGTCCGCCACCCTCTCCTTGTCAGACCCAGGACtga